The sequence CTCGTCCTGCACCCTTGGCCCTGACTGTACGGGGGCCCTGCTTCTACCGCACAATTCCATTATCATCTTCTTCTGAACACCTGTGGGGGATGGTTCTTGGGTCAGCTTCAGTGCTGTCTCCtacaggaagccttccctgatccttCAGCTCTCTGGACTCACCACGCATCTGGTCTCTTTCCTCTGTCATGCCCTTGAAGGGGACCAAAGTTCTGCCACCTTAAAGCTGCCTTTTGGGATATggattttaagctggttattcagaaacaaaagactcagaaagaaactttgaccCTCTCTGCTTTTCTGCCTAAGAGATCAGATGGGAAcacctgcttcaggaaggaagCTCAGCACAGTCACCTCAGCCTCAGACAGGAAGACTCCAAGCCGAGCCCGTGGATTAGATTCCCCCATACTCCCTCTCGTCCCGTTGTTTCCTGGGTTGCCTAACAAAAATTTACCTGCAGTGAGTGCTCTGCTCTTCCCCGGTTACCTGCAAATcacctgtttttacttttaaagtctAAGACCCCCGTCCCCCCTTTCTTCTTTGTCCAGAATGACACATACTCTAattttgcctcactgtctttgggatattcatgcttatgtgaattcctCTTGTGTGTGTATTAAATTCtactttctcctgttaatctttGTTAATTTGATCACTGGCCCGGCCAGAACGCCTtagaagaggggaggaagagtaGTGCTATTGTGTTTTTAGCCCGCACACCCTTTCGGATAGCTCTCGTCTGCGGCGTCACTGGTCTCCGAGGCCCCAGAGTTGCACCTGTGTCTCCTCCGTCAGGCTCAGGTTCCGAGAGCCTTTCTGTCCCATAACAGCGACAGCTCCCTGGGGACCACCGCAGGGCTCTCTCCATGTGACCATGGAGCCCTGTCTCAGATTCTTATATTTCACCTCCAGGGTCCCAGGCAGCCAGCCTCCCTGGACATTCTTAGCCAGGGGCGGAAAGTACAAGTGGAGGATCAGTTTTTTATGCCAGGTGGCTAAAAGGAGCTGTGCTTCCCCCGGGGCCAGCGGAGAACAAAGGTCTGCTGGGCAAGGCAGCGTGGGCACTGGGTGGGGCCTGGACACTCCCAACTCAAGCTCTGCCCCAGCCACCCCTACGTCTCATTCTGGACTCAGGGtttccctcccagcacccagtGCTGGTGACTCGGGGCAGCCAATTTGAAACCAAATATGTGCTTGACAGAACACCTGGAGCAGACTGTTACTCTCCAGAGAGCCCAGATCTTGCCCTGCATCCTCTGGACTAAGGACCTGTTTCAGGCCTCTGGTCCCCCTCTCACAGTTTGCATTCTTTCAGAGAACTCTCTTGGGTGTGACTCTGAAAGGCTAGCATGGGGAGACGTTGCGACCAGACAGTTCCGACTCGCCATTGCAGGGGTTGCCCACGAATCTCACACAGCGATGGAATGACACGGCCCTGCGCCCACACCGTCCCCGTGCAGATTTTCCGGCTCTGATGTCACACCGTTGTCACAGAAGAGCCAACCACTGGGGGAAACTGAGTGGAGAGTGCAAGAAAGTTTCTTGACTATCTCTGCAACTTCCTATTAACCTACAATTATggcaaaataagaaatttaatcaAAGTTCCTTATTTGAGCCccggctcgtgtggctcagtggttgagtgccagcctataaaccaaagagtcactggtttgattcccagtcagggcacctgcctgggttgcaggcaaggttcgaggtagggggcgtgagagaggcaaccacacattaatgtttccctctctctctctccctcccttctcctctaaaaatatataaataaattttttttaagtttcttatttgagggaaaaaaattttaagtgcttCATATTGCTGTGTCTGTGGTGGTCGGGCCTTCTGAAGCAGATGGGCCCAACCTGGGTTTGTCTTTGATGCCCTGTCTCAGGTTCTCCGGATCCACCCTCTTGAAGGACTCAGCATCTCCCTCttcaagtatttttatatttgaaaaaagagcTTGCAAAGGACAATGCCTAACCCACAAAAGCATGATAGTGCTATCATGGGCTTGCGAATTCAGGGTGGAAGTTCTAATTGGGAGTGGGAGCCAGGTACCCCaatccccaccctcccccactgtGAATACTGCCTCAGTTTCTACCCCTCTGGTGAGACCTACCCCTGGCCTCAGCCCATGTTCTttcccagagaggagagggaccaAGGGTGTGGAGGGGCAGTGGTGGTGCTGTGGGGACTCCATTTCCCTTcatcattgttttccttttatttcagtgaggggcacacacacacacaccacactgtCACACACAAACTTTGGGACCAGCGCTGCCTGGTCCTGGTCTAGAGAGTCTCTgagctggggggcaggtggggcgggTCATGTGGCTGCCCACCTCCACTAGGTCCGGTTGCCAGGTGGGGGTGGTGCTGTGCTTGGGGACAAAGTGTCACATGGGGGTGCAGGCTCAAGCGTTTGCTTTCTTGGCGCCACCAGGGCTGCCCACTCTCCGTTCTAGCCTGCTGTAGCTCCGGCTGTAGGGCTCGAAGGCCGAGGAGCCCAGTTCATAGCCTGAGGGCAGGTCCAGGAGTGGCGCAGTGGAGAAGCAGAGCCCCggaggagggggtggcaggggaggtgACGTGGACACTGAGGTCAGTGGGGTGACGAGTGGGGAGGAGTTCCTGGGGTCACCCAAGGAGGTGCCCCCGTGGCCAGCAGTCAGACCTGACGACAGGCCAGGTGTCAgggccaggaggctgggggccctgggcacAGACAGCAGCCGGCCCTGCTCCAGCAGCCGCAGGACGTTGGAAGTGGCGAAGGCTTCGGACGCGGAGGAGGATGCCCGCTTCTCCAGGTCTCTGCTCTGGTCTTTCTTCTGTTTGGTGCGGCGATTCTGGAACCAGACCTTTACCTTGGCAGAGTCGGGGCCAGGGCgtcaggaaggcagaggggacaggcaaAGCAAAGCGGGTaggggggaggagaaaaggagaggagcgGCATGGAAGTGCACGGGTGTGCGGAGTGGGGAGcaagggtggggtgagagggggaaaaagagcaTTCAGATTGTCATTAAGTTCTCCCCCAACCAGTGCGCTCTGGGTCAACTGATAAGGGACCCTGGCCCCCCAAATCATGGACCCCCTTCACTGCTGACTCTGACCTAGGATGTCAGAATGAATTGGCAGAtggagggtggagatgggagggcaCAAACGAAGTTTCCTTCTTGGCTCATCATATCTTCCACTCAAGCAGGTTCAGGGTTTCAGCCTCCCCTTATGTGCTGGTAATTCCCAACTCGAGATCCAGGCCACTGTCCAACTGCCTGTTAAACCCCTTGGGCTCCCATCCAGCTCAGATCCACTCCCCCACACAggggcctcccccaccctcctttttCCATGAGAGGCACCTCCAGCTACCCAAGCAGAAACCTGCGTGGAGCTCCCACggtcccctccccacgccccagcGCAGCCCTCCTCGCTCCCCTTGCCCCTCTCCCCTGGACCAGGGCAGCATCTCTCCAGCTGCGCCTCTACATTCCAGCTGTGCCTGGGAGAGCCCCCTGGGGGGCCTAACTCACTCCTGACCTCAGACCAGTCCACTCAGCAGGGGGGTGGCTGGGACCCTGACACCAGGAGCATTAAAACTCACGAGGTGATCCCAAGGTGAGAGAACTGCTGGCTGAAGCTCTCTGTGCCTCGCATTCAGAGCTGGACACTtgcagggctgggagccagaGGAAACGGCAAGGCTGTGGCTCCTGGCAGGCCCTGACTTGGACCTGCTCAATTCAGGTGCACTCTTCCAGGAGGCACAGGTCCTATCCCGAAGGACAATGCGCTTTTTGGGTGTGTGTGGTCTTCCCTTTGTCTTCTCCTGCCCGCTGTGCTCTCCCTGGGGGCTGCCATCttgtctcctccctctcctggttCATCTGCAGATCAGTGAATGCTTGGTGACTTCATCCCTGATCCCTTGTGCTACAACACTGCGCCCCATGGCTGCACTCCAAGGGAGGGGTTGTGGTTTCCACTTGGCTGCCAAGACTGGGGAAGCATTTTCTGGAAGATCATCTATCACCTTCTTCAGGCTCATGCACAGTCATTGTTAAATTCCAAGACTCATTATTGATTTGGAAATGATGTTAATATTTAAGAGACTGCTTCCTGTGACTGTGGGCACATACTTAATCTGAGATGAACGGTACCTGTATATCTGGGTGGCCCTGGTTTTCCTATCTCAGACCAGGAAAGTACCACCCATTTTGCTATTTTGCTTCTGGGAGAAGCCacctggggcagaggtggtgggCACAGGGATGAGGAGAGCCAGAGCCACTCTTATCCAAACTAAGTGGTGATCATGTCAGTGTTGGGACTTGGCAGTTTGTCCTTAGTCTGACACCTGGTCCCTGGTCCTGAAAACATTCCTTGGGCCAGCTGAATGAGGGAGATCCTGCAGCCAGCCTTCTCTCCACAGCCACATCCACTTTTCTTGCTTCCTGCCCTGACCCTGGCAATTCGGTCATTCATTCGCACAACACATAAATAGCAAGCACCCAGTACATGCCAGCATTGCCAGGCGCTGAGACGGCCAGAATAAACAAAGCTCCTCCTCCACCCACTTGGGTCTCAGACACCAGCGGTGGGAGAGACGGACAGGCCAGTAAGTGCTATGATTTTGGTAGAGTAGCAAATGATGTAGTGAAGAAGACCCTGAGGTCGGACAGTCTGGATTCAATTCCGGTTCTTCCCTTAATTAGTTAGATGAcatggggcaagttacttaacctctctgtgccttggttttcccATTTGTAAACTGGGGACTATAATAATGCCTCCTCATGTTTGTTGTGATGATCACTGAGCTAACAATATGGACTTAGCCTAGTGCCTGCAGACACTGATGTCTTTTAAGCAGCATGATGACCACATCAGCTGAAAAATATGTAAGGTGTTGGCCTTCCCTAGACAGTCTGACTTGAAACCTGTGGGCTGAGTGGAATCTGAGCCAGGAGTCTATATTTTAATGCGAATCCAAGGAGTCCTACATATAGGTGGTTTGCA is a genomic window of Phyllostomus discolor isolate MPI-MPIP mPhyDis1 chromosome 6, mPhyDis1.pri.v3, whole genome shotgun sequence containing:
- the VAX2 gene encoding ventral anterior homeobox 2, whose product is MGDGGAERDPGPARRESRGGRGADSRAAEESRADAGGHSPGETARTSACSPAGSRESGADSDGQPGVGETDHCRRILVRDAKGTIREIVLPKGLDLDRPKRTRTSFTAEQLYRLEMEFQRCQYVVGRERTELARQLNLSETQVKVWFQNRRTKQKKDQSRDLEKRASSSASEAFATSNVLRLLEQGRLLSVPRAPSLLALTPGLSSGLTAGHGGTSLGDPRNSSPLVTPLTSVSTSPPLPPPPPGLCFSTAPLLDLPSGYELGSSAFEPYSRSYSRLERRVGSPGGAKKANA